A region from the Falco rusticolus isolate bFalRus1 chromosome 4, bFalRus1.pri, whole genome shotgun sequence genome encodes:
- the LOC119145929 gene encoding elastase-1-like codes for MASLGCNTCCRLIQVSLQIAYPDYPGYYSHICGGTLISSNWVMTAAHCLSSSYRVALGEHSLVEEDGTEYYIGVERAFIHEGWNPNNIANGYDIALLHLESSAYDNGFVELALLPPEGETLPNDYPCYLTGWGLVSANGDSADRLQEVMMPVVDRQICSQDDWWGSQVKVTMICAGGDGVKSGCSGDSGGPLSCFKDNHWQVHGVVSFGLVPYCNTYKKPTVFTRVSAYVDWIHSPGDEDAAQPGNELDFRKLMLPMSLWGAGKGDSHGNRRHLLGLVPPDAKMMGLWEYDYNQHLASWQLSSPHHQQALWDALTMKST; via the exons ATGGCATCGCTTGGGTGTAACACGTGTTGTCGTTTGATCCAGGTATCACTTCAGATTGCCTATCCTGACTACCCGGGGTACTACTCACACATTTGTGGTGGAACCCTTATCAGCAGCAACTGGGTGATGACTGCAGCCCATTGCCTCA GCTCAAGCTACCGAGTGGCTCTGGGTGAGCACAGTCTCGTGGAGGAGGATGGCACTGAGTACTACATTGGTGTGGAAAGAGCCTTCATTCATGAAGGCTGGAATCCCAATAACATTGCCAATGG CTATGACATTGCCCTGCTGCACCTCGAGTCTTCTGCCTATGACAATGGGTTCGTtgagctggcactgctgccgCCTGAAGGAGAAACGTTGCCCAATGACTATCCCTGCTACCTTACTGGATGGGGCTTGGTTAGCG CGAATGGTGACAGCGCAGACAGACTGCAGGAGGTGATGATGCCGGTGGTGGACCGTCAGATCTGTTCCCAGGATGACTGGTGGGGATCTCAAGTAAAAGTCACTATGATCTGTGCAGGTGGAGACGGCGTGAAGTCTGGATGCAGT GGGGACTCCGGGGGCCCTCTCAGCTGCTTCAAAGACAATCACTGGCAAGTCCATGGGGTTGTCAGCTTTGGGCTAGTTCCTTACTGTAACACCTACAAGAAGCCAACAGTCTTCACACGTGTGTCAGCCTACGTGGACTGGATCCACAGC CCAGGTGATGAGGATGCAGCTCAACCAGGGAATGAACTAGATTTTCGAAAGCTGATGCTCCCCATGTCTTTATGGGGAGCAGGAAAAGGAGACAGCCATGGCAACAGGAGACATCTGCTGGGGCTGGTCCCACCAGAT GCAAAAATGATGGGTCTTTGGGAGTATGACTACAACCAGCACCTTGCCTCCTGGCAGCTATCCAGCCCTCACCACCAGCAAGCACTTTGGGATGCTTTGACTATGAAAAGCACTTAA